One Castanea sativa cultivar Marrone di Chiusa Pesio chromosome 4, ASM4071231v1 DNA window includes the following coding sequences:
- the LOC142631877 gene encoding germin-like protein subfamily T member 2 — translation MMKSSNSPLYLLSCFLMLLLLPVPSLSADPDSLQDFCVADLNASISINGFPCIPASKVSGSDFFFDLSKEGITNTSNLNFSVTPANVLSFPAVNTLGIAMNRLDYGPGGLNPPHSHPRATEMGLVIKGRILVGFVTTSNVYYSKVLTPGEIFVIPRGLVHFQKNVGKGKGTVFTSFNSHMPGAVILSTTLFGSQPPMPNEVLTQAFQVDDAVVNSIKSKFGS, via the coding sequence ATGATGAAATCATCAAACTCACCCCTCTACCTGCTATCTTGCTTTCTAATGTTACTGCTTCTCCCGGTGCCTTCCCTATCGGCTGACCCCGATTCGTTACAGGACTTTTGTGTTGCAGATTTGAATGCATCCATATCAATCAATGGATTTCCTTGCATACCTGCCTCAAAAGTTAGTGGAagtgattttttctttgatctgAGCAAAGAGGGTATCACTAACACATCAAACTTAAACTTCAGTGTCACTCCTGCAAATGTCCTTTCATTTCCTGCCGTCAACACTCTTGGAATTGCAATGAACCGTTTAGACTATGGCCCTGGAGGACTTAATCCACCACACTCTCACCCTCGTGCAACTGAGATGGGTTTGGTCATTAAAGGGAGGATACTTGTGGGGTTTGTGACAACTTCCAATGTGTATTACTCTAAAGTTTTGACTCCTGGAGAGATCTTTGTCATTCCTAGGGGACTTGTACACTTCCAAAAGAATGTTGGAAAAGGGAAAGGTACTGTCTTCACTTCTTTCAATAGTCACATGCCAGGGGCTGTGATTCTCTCAACAACTCTCTTTGGTTCACAACCCCCAATGCCTAATGAAGTGTTAACTCAGGCGTTCCAAGTAGACGATGCTGTTGTCAATAgcataaaatctaaatttggtTCTTAA